TTTTCTCCTTTTTCTGGTGTTGATCCATTTTTGGCCACTCATATAGAGTAAGAAGAACCACCAATATTGTTAACCCTATTACTGCCGCCATCCATTTCATTTCCTTTTTGTCTCTTCTTCCCTGAAGCCCGCCGGTGTGGTAGACAAACCAGGCCGGCTTATACGCATGGTAATATCTGTATTCACGTCCACTTGAGGAAGGACCTTATCCCAATGATCTTTTTCTTTTTCCCATTCTTTAGGGTATTTGCGGTGAAACGCTTCTGCAAAACCGAACACGTCGACTTTCATTCCTTTCTGAACTTGGTCTAAGGACAGATTAATGCGGTGTTTGAGGTCTTTTTTTGCTTCATTTTCAATCCGTTTTACAAAATTGAGACTCATCGGGTCAAGATTGGTTCCATTTTCTACAATTGTATTTTCTGAAGTGATTTTGGCCGTGATTCCCCACTTTCCGTCCTTGATTTTAGGGATCAGCCTCGTCTTTTGCCGAATAGGATCCAATGATAGGGTTTCTCTTCTCTTCGGATATACTGTAATCGACAACACTTTGATTTCATTTCTTAACCACAACAACCCTCTTGTTACCTTTGCATCAATTTTACCGACCATTTTATCTTTCCTAAAAATAGCAGTACCGGCGATATAAGCCGATGTTTCTGCTTTTTCTTCCCCATGAATACGGGGTAAAATCTTAATCAAGGGCAGGATTGCCCCACCTCCATCACCTGTTAACATCTCTTCAAATTCGTTAACGGTAACCGCTGCACCAGTACGCATCTGAGATAACCTTCTGAGAGCTTCTCCCTCGTAACGATCTAGTGGCGGCATTAATTCCATAATATCGGCTGCCTTCCCATCACTGACAAACAAATGAGCATTTTCCCGAGGCTCTGGATGACGAAGTAAAAAATCAATCTCCTGGTCAAGTCCTCCTTTTTTAGCAAGCTTCCTGCCAATTATGAATACTTTACAGTGTCCCCAGAAGATTTGACGTGAAATTTTTGTCTGAAGCTTTGACGTGGCATCTGCCATATTTTCTCCAACCGCCGATCTCACCGAAATGATGGATCCCCCGCCCCCTGTTCCCTGCTGACCACTGATTACGTTACGAGGTTGCAAAGTTTGGATGGTAAGCTCAATATTATTGCCTTTGCTTTTATCGATGGCAGCTCCCAATACCAGTGCCATATCATTGACTTCTTTTCTGTCCCAGCAGCCAGTAAGCAGGAAACTAGATGAAAGAAGGAGAAGAATGGTGAACGATATTATGAATTTTCGAGATAGAAAGAGATTCATCCTTTTTCATATCCTTCCCTTGAAGCCCTTACTCTATTGTTGTTCTTTACTTGGATTCGGTTTTTCCCCGGGAGTCTGTCGGTAGCTATTGAATTTGCCAGTTAAATGCGGCCGGTTGTTCATCATCCACCATGGAGCACGAAAGAGCGTATCTTTCAATTCACGGCCATGCAACGGGGCGATTGGCGATAAGTATGGAAGCCCAAATGAACGCAATGTACATAAGTGGACGACAATCGTAATAACCCCAAGCATAATTCCAAGCAAACCAAGCGTAGCGGCAAGAAAAATCAACGGAAACCGCAGCAGCCGGAGCGCCATCCCTTGTGTATAGTGCGGCATCATAAAAGATGAAATTCCTGTAATAGCCACAACAATAACCATTGGGGCAGAAACAAGACCTGCTGAGACAGCCGCTTCACCTATTACCAGAGCACCAACAATACTGACAGCAGCCCCAATTTGTTTAGGAAGCCGGACCCCCGCCTCACGCAACGCTTCAAAAGTAATCTCCAACAGTAATGCTTCCACAAACACTGGGAAGGGAACGGATTCTCTTGCAGCTGCTATACTGATCAGCAAGGATGTCGGCACCATTTCCTGGTGGTAGGTAGTAACCCCTACATAGAGCGCAGGTAGAACAAGAGACATCCCCATAAACAAGAAACGCAATAAGCGGATGCTTGAACTAACGAGAGAACGTTGGTAATAGTCCTCTGGCGATTGGAGTAAAGAAAAAAAGCTAATGGGTGCAATTAACACAAAAGGAGTACCGTCCACCAAAATCACTACCCGACCCTCCATAAGATTAGCTGCGGCTGTATCAGGGCGTTCTGTATTTATGAGTTGAGGAAAAGGAGAACGAGGATTGTCTTCGATCAATTCCTCGATATATCCACTTTCCAATACACTGTCTATATCGATGCGATGCAATCGGTTTTCTATTTCATTAATGAGAGTTTGATCCGCCAGTCCTTCTATGTATGCAATCACAATATTCGTACTGGTATAGCGCCCAATTTTCATCGATTTCATTTTGAGGTCAGGACTTTTGATCTTTCGTCGGAGCAGGGAGGTATTGACTCCCAATGTTTCCACAAACCCTTCCCTTGGTCCCCGTACGAGGCTCTCTGCAGTCGGTTCTTCAATCGATCTCTTTTCCCACTTGGCCAGCCCCAAGGCAAGCCCTGACTCTTCTTGTTCTAATAAAAGCACAGGGTTTCCGATTGAAATATTCTCTATACAATCAGCAAACGTCATAACTTCTTTCAGTTTTGATATGTGCATTCTTTCCCCTAGCGCCGCCTGCGGACTTCGAACTTTTCCTGATGCTTCTTCCATTAGCGGGGCGATTACATTATCATCAAGTTCCTCAATATTGGATAAGCCCTCTATATAAACAATAACGGCCTTTGTTTTTCCACCTATCAAAAACGTTCGAAAGACCACATCAAAGCAATCCTGATACATGGAGCGAAGAACCTCTAGATTTTCATTCAAGTCTAAAGAAAGAACTTGTTGCTTCGTTACCTGCTGTTGTTGCGTATTAAGTTTGTCTTTCTTTTTAAACCTTTTTCGTCGAAACAACTTCAAGAGCTCCTTCCTCTTATTGCAAAAGCAAATTGGAATATCTTCTTAAAACCTATCTTATCCAATGGAAAACTTCTCCAACCTTCTAACAATCATGTTGTTTTTATTTTAATATGTCCATGAGGAGAGCTGAATATCTGCTTTTTCAACCCGTTGTTCATCGTGGCGTCGCCAAAAGTCATTTGTGTGTTTTAAGTCAGTTTGAGACGAAACTAATATTAGTCATGAAAACATCCCACTTTTTTATGATGTAAGTCCATCACTGATTTGTTGTTGAGCCATTGTATAAAAAACAGACCGCCTCAATTAAAGCCACAGGGTTTGCGGACTTTTGAGGCAGCCTTAACAACTTAATGAAATCATGTTTAACTCTTTTCCAATTATGTTAAATGAATCTAACAAGTAATTTATTTCTATAAAACTATGCTCAGAGGTGACAGTCAACCGTATACGACTTTCTCCTATTGCTACAGTTGGCGGGCGAATAGCTGGTGCGTATATAGCAAATAGCCCCTGACTAAATTGAAACATTAATAAATCCGCTTGTTCTACCTTTCTAAACATACTGCCACTGTAATTACTAAGTATGATTTCTTTATGTATAGCTAAAAATAAAGATATATCAAGTCGTTACTAATGATGGAGGAAATCATGATTTATATTTATAATGACTATGGTGGAACGCATACTACTGCTTTAGCTGCTGCCTATCATTTAAAAGAATTACAAAGTAACAAACCTCTTACAACCGAAGATATCTTAAGCGTCAGATATTTTAATAAACTTAATACATCAGACATGGGTAAAATTATTTTTCATGGTTTTGATGAAGACGGAGATTCCGTTTATACAATTGGTCGAGGAAATTCGAAAGTTTTAGTTCCAAGCCTCAAAAATTTAAGCTTACTGTTAAAAGAAAAATTTGATAGTAATGAAAGGATTATTTTTTCGAATACATCGCCAACCGTACCATTTGCCATGACTATTGGAGGCTTATTATCTAGAAGGCTAAAAATCGATTCATTGGGTGTTCCCTTATTAGTAAAAGGTGCCAAGCAGACTCAGGGTGAAATTATAAGATTAGTTCATCATACGAAAGAAAAGGCTCATTCCACTCAAGAAAAGGTACTGGTGTTAGAAAACACCCATATTCAGTAATAGTTTTTTATTTAATAAAGTGTAATTTCTTTTAGGTTAATCCAAATAAAGCTTTTTTTGAATAGTATATTTAAAATAAAATATGTCCAATTTTCAAATCCACCTTAAAAAGAGGGTGGTCTTGTTTTTATGTACCTAGAATACTGCATAATTACTTCCAACTTCAGTTTCTACCTTTTTTTACTAATCTGCCTTTTTTAACTCAATAAGAAAAGCTGCCTAAAATGGCAGCTGGAACTTTAAGCAATGCACCTGCTTGTTGGATAAAAAACAAGTGAATTTCTAGGTTTCTTCTTTTTCAAATCATTTCTGGTTTCCATAATATTAGGTACGGTAAAGCCTTTCGAAATCATCTTTGTGCTACTAAGATAGCAAAACATCTATTCTTGAAAAAAAAGAGAGAGATATGGAGTTCTCCCTCTTTTTCTACTTCTTATTCACTTACATATTTTTTAATGGTTTCCAGTAATTCTCTTCCCATCCTTGCTTCAAGTGCTCCCCTTGTCCTTCAGGAAAACCGATATGACTAAAGTATAATAAAGTATTTTCTCCTTCTGAAAACAATTCGAAATTCACTATTGAATAAACTCCTGAATCCCAGTTTCCTGCACGCCATGCTTGTACAATTCGTTTATTAGGAATGAGCTCAATCATTCTTCCGGCAATCATTCCACCGAAACAGGAAAAAGATCCTCCTTCTTCAGAATAAATTTCTGCAGGTGCACCAGTTAAATCGCTGAACTTCTTGGAATCCGTTAGTGCTTGATATAGTCTTTCTGGAGTGGTGTTAAATTTGATTTTTTCTTGAATAGTTGTAGACATAATTATTCCTCCCTTTATTCACCTTGTACTGACCAGGGATCTGCTCCGAGATCATTTCCTTCTCCTAAATGTTTGATACGGTCAATATAATGAGTCCATCCCTTTTGATTAGTGGGTACTTTTTCAACAGGGATGTCATAATGATTTAATATTAAAAGAGTACCCTGATATTGTGGCTTCAACAAAAATTCAACCGTCGTTGATCCGGGGGGCATTACCTCAGAATCTTCCCATCCCCAAGTAAGTACTACCTTTTCATTTGGAATGAGCTCTTTGTACTCACCAATAGCGACGTTTTCACCGTTTATGTCAATCCGGTACTTCCCTCCGATTTTTGGCTCCAGCAATACATGTCTTCCCATCCACCGGTTCATTTTGTCGGGATCTGTAAAAAAAGTGAATAACGTACTGGGACTACAATCAATCCAAATTTCTTTCCTAAGATTTTCGGTAGGCTTACTCATGTTTTCTCCTTTCTTCCTCTTCAGCTGCTTCCTTCAAGGCGAACAGGCTATTGTCCCAGAACTGATCTACGAATTCTTTTAAATCTGCGAAACCTTCCCTTCTAATTCGATAATAGCGTTTA
This genomic stretch from Fictibacillus marinisediminis harbors:
- a CDS encoding Ger(x)C family spore germination protein, whose protein sequence is MNLFLSRKFIISFTILLLLSSSFLLTGCWDRKEVNDMALVLGAAIDKSKGNNIELTIQTLQPRNVISGQQGTGGGGSIISVRSAVGENMADATSKLQTKISRQIFWGHCKVFIIGRKLAKKGGLDQEIDFLLRHPEPRENAHLFVSDGKAADIMELMPPLDRYEGEALRRLSQMRTGAAVTVNEFEEMLTGDGGGAILPLIKILPRIHGEEKAETSAYIAGTAIFRKDKMVGKIDAKVTRGLLWLRNEIKVLSITVYPKRRETLSLDPIRQKTRLIPKIKDGKWGITAKITSENTIVENGTNLDPMSLNFVKRIENEAKKDLKHRINLSLDQVQKGMKVDVFGFAEAFHRKYPKEWEKEKDHWDKVLPQVDVNTDITMRISRPGLSTTPAGFREEETKRK
- a CDS encoding spore germination protein; the protein is MFRRKRFKKKDKLNTQQQQVTKQQVLSLDLNENLEVLRSMYQDCFDVVFRTFLIGGKTKAVIVYIEGLSNIEELDDNVIAPLMEEASGKVRSPQAALGERMHISKLKEVMTFADCIENISIGNPVLLLEQEESGLALGLAKWEKRSIEEPTAESLVRGPREGFVETLGVNTSLLRRKIKSPDLKMKSMKIGRYTSTNIVIAYIEGLADQTLINEIENRLHRIDIDSVLESGYIEELIEDNPRSPFPQLINTERPDTAAANLMEGRVVILVDGTPFVLIAPISFFSLLQSPEDYYQRSLVSSSIRLLRFLFMGMSLVLPALYVGVTTYHQEMVPTSLLISIAAARESVPFPVFVEALLLEITFEALREAGVRLPKQIGAAVSIVGALVIGEAAVSAGLVSAPMVIVVAITGISSFMMPHYTQGMALRLLRFPLIFLAATLGLLGIMLGVITIVVHLCTLRSFGLPYLSPIAPLHGRELKDTLFRAPWWMMNNRPHLTGKFNSYRQTPGEKPNPSKEQQ
- a CDS encoding DUF3189 family protein; the protein is MIYIYNDYGGTHTTALAAAYHLKELQSNKPLTTEDILSVRYFNKLNTSDMGKIIFHGFDEDGDSVYTIGRGNSKVLVPSLKNLSLLLKEKFDSNERIIFSNTSPTVPFAMTIGGLLSRRLKIDSLGVPLLVKGAKQTQGEIIRLVHHTKEKAHSTQEKVLVLENTHIQ
- a CDS encoding SRPBCC family protein, encoding MSTTIQEKIKFNTTPERLYQALTDSKKFSDLTGAPAEIYSEEGGSFSCFGGMIAGRMIELIPNKRIVQAWRAGNWDSGVYSIVNFELFSEGENTLLYFSHIGFPEGQGEHLKQGWEENYWKPLKNM
- a CDS encoding SRPBCC family protein, which encodes MSKPTENLRKEIWIDCSPSTLFTFFTDPDKMNRWMGRHVLLEPKIGGKYRIDINGENVAIGEYKELIPNEKVVLTWGWEDSEVMPPGSTTVEFLLKPQYQGTLLILNHYDIPVEKVPTNQKGWTHYIDRIKHLGEGNDLGADPWSVQGE